One stretch of Silene latifolia isolate original U9 population unplaced genomic scaffold, ASM4854445v1 scaffold_308, whole genome shotgun sequence DNA includes these proteins:
- the LOC141639227 gene encoding uncharacterized protein LOC141639227: protein MNNILRGNAWSLSGHSLLLKQWTPLFPTQLDTISKVPVWVLFHNLDPHLWSASALSKIASKIGTPLYADPVTTNKERLSFARVMVEVDLSGPLPDNVVINSPFTGQIIQDVEYEWLPYYCTHCKKLGHEKRFCKQPKQKAKPKAAISEPSCSTDGHKDTETDKLAQTVVEPVAQKVVETVAQKVDDHALGSMTLTPVSGGGCQPEAGVTAHVPLLASERASLDHPEHGGGDERSRDPIPVSLNQFGILGDVVEGLNELVTVGAATIKHGTVIHQLSIPKHTWAEQEVLNNSSQWIHLSLTHGSHVVEATFVYGFNQPAQRLPLWDFLVNNVGCTNPWIVLGDVNCVRTTEERISSDPPNDVAMNEFNEAIANAGLAEVRTQGCCFTWTNKQDYKDRKWVRLDRALVNASWLLVFPDSYAEALTAGISDHSPVVLTLEASTPPKNYSFKYLNCWSQDKQFLPLVRAEWGTYIKGCAMYKLVQHLKRLKGKLRGFHREHYANITAKVKNVQQQLHTCQEKLQLDPHNRALCLEEEHLSEDYCKFKTIELSIAFQRAKEFDIKMGDASTTYFSSKVAARRNSSNIRKVVDNHGTVCNAFPDISKAFLDYYISLLGTAGNVTKFDSSIMPNGHILTPTEGSPLLEPITPAEIKSALFSIDANKSPGPDGYSSGFFKDAWDTIHDSFITAILDFFKTGKLLKEVNSTLITLIPKGTSPNTVMDYRPISCCTTIYKTISKILTSRLHKIMPHIVGLEQAAFVADCYSGLVPNTSKTNIYFAGVRTDVKSLIIGDTDYVEDNFPFKYLGVPLHSSRLTRDLLQPLLAKITGKLGHWTSLQLSYASRVNLLNSVIFGIEAYWCASLLLPKGVIKTLETECRKFLWGSTANRRMNFFSWNKKLCFKSTTIWMQWSTHYIFKLQSCWDLDAASCVSPLWAQILRIRDEFVQNMGSSGAAKHCFQKWMVMNKFPLHEAYQCFHGVHPEPKWMQPIIDSIVIPKHAFTATLAAHHGLATVDNICTRGMAMVNRCTLCYSAAENTRHLFFVCPFSNGILRRFCAARSY from the exons ATGAACAACATCTTAAGGGGTAATGCTTGGAGTTTGAGTGGCCACTCACTCCTTCTAAAACAATGGACTCCTCTTTTCCCAACCCAGTTGGACACAATCTCTAAAGTGCCTGTTTGGGTGCTTTTTCATAATTTGGACCCTCACCTATGGTCTGCCTCTGCTCTAAGCAAGATAGCTAGTAAAATTGGCACTCCTCTCTATGCAGACCCTGTTACCACCAATAAAGAGAGGTTATCTTTTGCTCGTGTAATGGTGGAAGTTGATCTCTCTGGACCCTTGCCTGATAATGTGGTTATTAACTCTCCTTTTACGGGACAAATCATTCAGGATGTGGAGTATGAGTGGTTACCCTACTACTGTACTCATTGTAAGAAGTTGGGACATGAAAAAAGATTTTGCAAGCAACCTAAGCAGAAGGCCAAACCCAAAGCTGCAATCTCAGAGCCCAGCTGCTCTACTGATGGACATAAGGACACTGAGACAGATAAGCTAGCTCAAACAGTGGTTGAACCTGTTGCTCAGAAAGTGGTTGAAACTGTTGCTCAGAAAGTGGATGATCATGCCCTTGGTAGCATGACACTAACTCCTGTTTCAGGTGGGGGTTGTCAGCCTGAGGCAGGGGTCACTGCCCATGTTCCCTTGTTGGCTAGTGAGAGGGCTTCCTTGGACCATCCGGAGCATG GTGGTGGTGACGAAAGATCTCGGGATCCAATACCTGTCTCATTAAACCAGTTTGGTATTTTGGGAGATGTTGTGGAGGGATTGAATGAACTTGTTACTGTAGGTGCTGCCACAATCAAACATGGCACTGTGATCCATCAGCTCAGTATCCCTAAGCATACCTGGGCTGAACAGGAG GTGCTGAACAACAGCAGTCAGTGGATTCACCTCTCTCTCACTCATGGGTCTCATGTGGTCGAGGCTACTTTTGTGTATGGGTTTAACCAACCTGCTCAGAGGTTACCTCTATGGGATTTTCTGGTTAATAATGTTGGTTGCACCAATCCTTGGATTGTTTTAGGGGATGTGAATTGTGTGCGTACTACTGAGGAAAGAATCAGTTCTGACCCTCCAAATGATGTTGCCATGAATGAATTTAATGAAGCTATTGCTAATGCTGGCCTTGCAGAGGTTAGAACTCAGGGCTGCTGTTTTACTTGGACTAATAAGCAGGATTATAAGGATAGAAAATGGGTGAGACTAGATAGGGCTTTGGTTAATGCTTCTTGGTTATTGGTTTTCCCTGATTCCTATGCTGAGGCTCTTACTGCAGGAATTTCTGACCACTCCCCGGTGGTCCTTACTCTTGAAGCAAGTACTCCTCCTAAGAACTACTCCTTCAAATACCTCAATTGTTGGAGTCAGGATAAGCAATTCCTCCCACTTGTTCGTGCTGAATGGGGGACTTATATTAAGGGATGTGCCATGTATAAGTTAGTTCAACATCTCAAACGGTTAAAAGGAAAATTACGTGGTTTTCATAGGGAGCACTATGCTAATATTACTGCTAAAGTGAAAAATGTGCAGCAACAGCTTCACACATGCCAGGAAAAGCTCCAACTTGACCCTCATAACAGAGCTCTTTGCCTGGAAGAGGAGCACCTTAGTGAAGATTATTGTAAATTTAAAACTATTGAATTGAGTATTGCTTTCCAGAGAGCAAAGGAATTTGATATAAAGATGGGTGATGCTAGTACAACTTACTTCTCTTCAAAGGTAGCTGCTAGAAGAAACTCTTCTAACATCAGGAAAGTTGTTGATAATCATGGAACTGTTTGCAATGCTTTCCCTGATATTTCAAAGGCTTTCTTAGATTATTATATCAGTTTGTTAGGGACTGCTGGGAATGTTACTAAATTTGACTCTTCCATCATGCCTAATGGACATATTCTGACTCCTACTGAAGGTAGTCCTCTATTGGAGCCTATTACCCCTGCTGAAATTAAGTCTGCCCTCTTCTCCATTGATGCTAACAAGAGTCCAGGGCCAGACGGTTATTCTTCTGGGTTCTTTAAGGATGCTTGGGACACCATTCATGACAGTTTTATAACCGCTATCCTGGATTTTTTCAAAACTGGCAAATTATTAAAGGAGGTGAACTCCACTCTCATTACACTCATCCccaaagggacctccccaaacacAGTTATGGATTATCGGCCCATCTCCTGCTGCACTACCATTTATAAGACTATCAGTAAGATTCTTACATCTAGGCTTCATAAAATTATGCCACACATTGTGGGTTTGGAGCAGGCTGCCTTTGTTGCTGACTG TTACTCTGGGTTGGTTCCTAATACTAGCAAGACCAACATATACTTTGCTGGGGTTAGGACTGATGTGAAGTCCTTGATCATTGGTGATACTGATTATGTTGAAGATAATTTTCCATTCAAGTACCTTGGGGTTCCTCTTCACTCCTCCAGGCTCACTAGGGACCTTCTCCAACCTCTTCTTGCAAAAATCACTGGCAAATTGGGGCACTGGACCAGTCTTCAGCTCTCTTATGCTAGCAGGGTGAATCTTCTAAACTCAGTTATATTTGGCATTGAGGCGTATTGGTGTGCCAGTCTGCTTCTTCCTAAAGGAGTTATCAAAACTCTGGAAACAGAATGCAGGAAGTTCCTTTGGGGCTCTACTGCTAACAGGCGTATGAATTTCTTTAGCTGGAACAAA AAACTCTGCTTTAAAAGTACTACAATCTGGATGCAATGGTCCACTCACTATATTTTCAAGCTCCAATCTTGCTGGGATCTGGATGCTGCTTCCTGTGTTTCTCCTCTTTGGGCTCAAATTCTACGAATCAGAGATGAATTTGTCCAGAACATGGGGTCTTCAGGTGCAGCTAAACATTGCTTCCAAAAATGGATGGTTATGAACAAGTTTCCTCTCCACGAGGCCTATCAATGTTTCCATGGTGTGCATCCTGAACCAAAATGGATGCAACCTATTATTGATTCTATTGTTATTCCTAAGCATGCTTTCACTGCCACTTTGGCTGCTCATCATGGGCTTGCTACTGTGGATAATATTTGTACGAGGGGAATGGCCATGGTGAATAGATGTACTCTCTGCTACAGTGCTGCTGAGAATACTCGGCATTTATTTTTTGTGTGTCCATTCTCAAATGGAATCTTGCGGAGGTTTTGTGCGGCAAGGAGTTACTAG
- the LOC141639228 gene encoding secreted RxLR effector protein 78-like, translating into MLKIDISKAFDTLQWEFIQSMLEGHKFPPMFIKWTMGCVTGSWFTLKINGSHHGFFKGKSGVRQGDPLSPFLFVLSMEVLSRQLRTMCNLPGVSYHPKCSRLKLTHLVFADDLMLFTRGDLPSVQQAVNILDIFST; encoded by the coding sequence ATGCTGAAAATTGATATTAGCAAGGCCTTTGACACCCTGCAATGGGAGTTCATTCAAAGTATGCTTGAGGGTCACAAATTTCCACCTATGTTCATCAAATGGACCATGGGATGTGTCACTGGCTCGTGGTTTACCCTGAAAATTAATGGATCTCATCATGGTTTTTTCAAGGGTAAAAGTGGAGTTAGGCAAGGAGACCCATTGTCTCCTTTCCTTTTTGTGCTCAGTATGGAAGTCCTCTCCAGGCAACTAAGGACTATGTGCAATCTACCAGGGGTCTCTTATCACCCAAAATGTTCTAGACTGAAGTTGACTCATCTAGTCTTTGCTGATGACCTAATGCTTTTTACTCGTGGGGATTTACCTTCAGTCCAACAAGCAGTTAACATCTTAGACATCTTCTCCACCTAG